A genomic region of Polyangiaceae bacterium contains the following coding sequences:
- a CDS encoding acyl-CoA dehydrogenase family protein, giving the protein MFEWSEQHRQIRQMIRRFVEAEIAPKREELEFGDTPPYDVLRKFMDTFGAGEMAKAQFYADLEREKRGEAPKERKPRETFSQGAADAAAMRMIPVIEISRHSPGMITALGVAVGLTAGAIQKKGTIAQKEKFVPPLLTLEKIGAWAITEPGSGSDAFGSMRSTARRDGDDYVLNGNKTFITNGPYADTIVFICKLDEGNPPEQRKVLTFILDGDTKGLTRSKPLRKMGMHASPTGELFLEDVRVPKDRLLGETEDQPSREGAKDTFTTERTGVAPMALGIVERCLELCTEYAKTRVQFGKTIGEFQLIQLKLAKMAVARANIQNLVFRQIELAGWGRSMDLTEASACKLYCAQAAMDVCLEAVQLFGGNGYMAEFKVEQLCRDAKVLQIYGGTDEIQISQIARSLLR; this is encoded by the coding sequence ATGTTCGAGTGGAGCGAGCAACACCGGCAGATTCGGCAAATGATTCGGCGTTTCGTGGAGGCGGAGATTGCACCGAAGCGAGAGGAGCTCGAGTTCGGTGACACGCCACCGTACGATGTTTTGCGCAAGTTCATGGACACGTTTGGCGCGGGCGAGATGGCCAAAGCGCAGTTCTACGCGGATCTCGAGCGAGAGAAGCGTGGTGAGGCGCCGAAGGAAAGAAAACCCCGCGAGACGTTTTCTCAAGGAGCGGCGGATGCGGCGGCGATGCGGATGATTCCAGTCATCGAGATATCGCGGCACAGTCCGGGGATGATCACGGCGCTCGGCGTGGCGGTTGGGCTCACGGCGGGGGCGATTCAGAAAAAGGGAACGATAGCGCAAAAAGAAAAGTTCGTTCCACCGCTTTTGACGCTCGAGAAAATCGGTGCGTGGGCCATTACCGAACCAGGATCCGGATCCGATGCATTCGGATCGATGCGTTCGACGGCGAGGCGCGACGGCGACGACTACGTGCTGAATGGCAACAAGACGTTCATCACGAATGGGCCGTATGCCGATACGATCGTATTCATTTGCAAGCTGGACGAGGGCAATCCGCCGGAGCAGCGCAAGGTGTTGACGTTCATTCTCGATGGCGACACGAAGGGTCTTACGCGGTCGAAGCCGCTGCGGAAAATGGGGATGCATGCATCGCCGACCGGGGAGCTCTTTTTGGAAGACGTGCGCGTGCCGAAGGATCGATTGCTTGGCGAAACCGAGGATCAGCCTTCACGCGAGGGTGCAAAGGACACGTTTACGACGGAGCGAACGGGGGTTGCTCCGATGGCGCTCGGCATCGTCGAGCGATGTTTGGAGCTTTGCACGGAATACGCGAAGACGCGTGTTCAGTTTGGAAAAACCATTGGTGAATTCCAGCTCATTCAGTTGAAGCTCGCGAAGATGGCCGTGGCGCGTGCGAACATCCAGAACTTGGTGTTTCGGCAGATCGAGCTTGCGGGATGGGGTCGAAGCATGGACTTGACGGAGGCGTCGGCGTGCAAGCTTTATTGCGCGCAAGCGGCGATGGACGTGTGCCTCGAAGCAGTGCAGCTCTTTGGCGGAAATGGCTACATGGCGGAATTCAAGGTGGAGCAGCTATGCCGAGATGCGAAGGTGCTTCAGATATACGGCGGCACGGACGAGATTCAGATATCGCAGATTGCGCGGTCGCTCTTGCGGTGA